TTTCATCAGCGGCACCGGGTTGAAGAAGTGCAGTCCGATGAAACGGTCGGGACGGCCGGTCGCAGCCGCCAGCTCGGTGATGCAGATGGAAGAAGTGTTGGAGGCGAAGATGGCTTCCCGCTTCGCGATAAAGTCGATCTCACCGAAGGTCTGCTTCTTGACCTCGAGGTTCTCGATGATGGCCTCGATGATGATGTCGCAGTCGGCGAGGTCTTCCTTCTTCAGCGTCCCCTTGAGGCGGGCGCGGGCTTCTTTCGCTTTTTCCGGAGTGATAGCGGATTTCTCCGGCTTCTCGGCAAACTTGGCCAGCGACTTGTCGATGCCGGCGAAACCTTTATCGAGGAACTGTTGCTCGGTCTCGAGCACCACGACGCTGAAGCCGGCAGTGGCAGCGACTTGGGCGATGCCTGAGCCCATCAGACCGCAACCGAGGACGCCTACTTTTTTGATGGCCATGGTTTCTCCAGTTTTCCTTACATCCCGAGCCCGTCGCGGCGGGCGAGGGAGCCCGAACTAGCGTTGCAGATTCTCCACGATCACGGCGATTCCCTGTCCTCCGCCGATACACGCCGTCGCTAACCCGTACTTGCCTTTGCGGCGGCGCAGCTCGTGCAACAGCGTGATGACGAGGCGCGTCCCCGTGGCGCCCAGCGGATGGCCGAGCGCGATGGCGCCGCCATTCACGTTGACGCGCTCGCGATCGAGTCCCAACTCTTTTTCGACGGCGAGATACTGCGCCGCGAAGGCCTCGTTCACTTCGATCAAGTCGATGTCCTCGAGCTTCAGCCCGGCCTTCTTCAGCGCAGCGCGCGTTGCCGGGACCGGCCCCGAGCCCATGATCTTTGGATCGACGCCGGCGATGCCCCAGGAAACGATGCGGCCCATCGGCTTCAGCCCGCGCTTTTCCGCGTCGGCCAGCGGCATCAGGACGACGGCCGCGGCGCCATCCACGATCCCGCTAGCGTTGCCGGCGGTGATGTTTTGGCCAAACGCGGCACGTAGTTTCGCCAGGCCTTCCATCGTGGTCTCGGGACGCAGGTGATCGTCCGCCTCGAACATCTCGCCACTCGGCTCGCCCTTGCGATTGCGCAGCGGGACGGGCGTGATCTCTTCTTTGAGCCGGCAGGCCTTTTGCGCGTCGGCGGCGAGACGCTGCGAGCGCAGCGAGAATTCGTCCATCTGCTCGCGCGTGATGCCCTGCTGGTTGCCATACTCTTCCGCGGTCTGCGCCATGTAGAGGCCGCAGTAGGTATCGAGCAGCGCGACCATGAGCGAGTCTTCCATCTTGCCCTCGCCGAGACCAAAGCCCCAACGCGCGCCGCGGATGACGTGCGGCGCCTGCGACATCGCTTCCATGCCACCGGCGAGCACGGTCTTCGCTTCGCCCAGCTGGATCATCTGCGCGCCACTGACGATCGACTGCATGCCGGAGCCGCACAACCGATTCACGGTGAGCGCAGGCGTCGCGATGGGAAGGCCGGCCTTGAGCGCGACGTGGCGCGCGCCGTAGATGGAGTCTCCCGAGGTCTGCTGTGCGTTGCCAAAGACGGCGTGGTCGAACTCCTTCGCATCCACACCAGCGCGGCGAATGGCTTCCGCGGCAGCGACAGCGCCCAGTTCGTTGGCGGTGAAATCGCGCAGCTTGCCTCCGTAGCGCCCCATGGGCGTGCGCGCGCCCGAAACGATTGCGATGTCTTTTGGTTCGAGCATGAGTCCTTACAGACGAGAAGCGGTCAGGAACGAATGAGCGACCGCGTGCAAACGTTTGAGTTTAGCAGTCGCGAGGGACGAGCGGCAATGAAGGGGATTGAAACGGCCCTACGTGCCGAACTTCATCCTGATAAGTCCCGCGACCGTTCCGCCCAGCGCGCCCAGCGCGATGATGGGCAGGTACGCCTTGGTGAGGATCGCGCTGGGAAGACTAATCAGGATGCCGACGAGGAGTCCGGCGGCCCATCCTGGCCAGGGGAGGACGACCACGCACGCGAGGAAGCCGATGGCGAAGCGGTCGCAGAAAGCGCCGGCGAGTGCGGTGCGTTTGTCGGGGAACGACATGGGCAGCATCAGCAGGACGTCGATCACGCCGAAGGCAAAGCCACAGATCAGGCCGAGCACGATGCGCGACATTCTTCCCTCCTACTTCCTGAAGCCACTAAACAGTACGACGTCGAGGTTCTCGGTGCCGTGCAGGACGCCGAGCTGCTTGCCATCCGGCGAATAGGCGAACGCGAGTATGTAATCGTTGGGATCGTTGAGCGTGGTTATCTGCCGCGCCGCGCCGCCATCCAGCGGCTGCAGCCATAGGTTGCTGTTCTGGCCGCGCAACACGGAATAGATAAATCCCTTGCCGTCCGGAGTCCAAGCCAGGCTCGAAACATCCGCGACCGCGCCGACCGGCACCTGCCAACGTTGCTGGATCTGCCCATCCGCCAGGCGCAGCACCGCGAAATTCTGTTTCCGCGCCGCACCTTTGCCCTCGTTCATGAGGAAAAGAAGGCTCGCACCGTCGGGGGACGGCGTGGGTTGGAACGCGGCGGCCGGCCCGAACGCGACCGCGTCACCACCGGCGAGCGGAACGCGCATCATGCGCGCCGGCGAAACGTCTTGCGACATGTAGTACAACGACTTGCCGTCAGCCGTACACGCCGGCGCGGTGTTGAGATTCCCGTGCGTGAGTTGGCGCGTCGTCCCGTCGGCAACATTGAAATACCAGAGGTTGACGACGTTCGTGCCCTCGAGCCGCTCCACCACGAACCCATTCTCGCCGCAGCGCACTGGATTCCCGCTCGGAAGGTCGCCGGCAACGGTATCGCGATTGCCACCGTCCGCGGCATCCATCGTGGCGAGGTGTAGTTCGTTGTCCTGCACGATGAAGCGCTTGTTGGTGAGCCACGCGAACGCGCCACCGAGGTTGCGATCGTTCGTCACCTGCTTTTGCTGTGCCGGTTCAGCCGCCGCCGCGATGTAGAGCGCGCTCGTGTTGTCTGCCTGGGTCACCGCGAGTATCGTCTGCCGCGCGTCGAGGCTCATGCTCTGATACGTGTTCAGGTCACTGGTAAAGCGCACCATCTCGCCGGCAGGATACGGCTGGTAGAAGATCTGGTTGCGGGTGCCGTGCGTGAGGTCGGCGGCGAGCAGCAATAATCCCGACCCGGTGAGCCAGCGGACACCCTTGAGCAACAGCGCAGACGGCACCACCGTCGGGTTGCCGCCGCCAACCGGATATACAACGATCTCGGTGAGCGCTTCCTTCCCGAGGTGCCCCGCGGAAGCAGCGACCAGGGTTCCATCCGGCGACCAATCGGGGGCGCCGTTAGTGAATCCCTGCGCGCTCGGCCGGGTTGCGAATTCCTGCTGCCCACTGCCATCGGCATTCGCGATGATGATCGCGCTCTTCCCCGCCTCGGGGTCGTAGCGGATGAACGCTATCTTCTTGCCGTCGGGCGAGAAGGTGGCGCCGCTTCCCACATCGGCAACCACTTTCTTCACCGGACCGCCAAGTGTGGGCACAGAGTAGAGATCGAGCACCGACGGGTTATCGAACGACGTGTGCGCGAAGTAGATGTAGTCGCCGTCGGGAGTGAAAGCTATGTCGGGCTGAAAGAAGCCGGGGCCCGGCGGGATGACCTGGATGTGGCTGCCGGTGGCGACCGACTTCACCCACAAGCTGCGATCGCCTTCGCGCCGCGCGTACGCAACGTACTTGCCGTCAGGCGAGATAGCCGCGTAGACCGCGTGGCCGTGCTGCGTCATGCGTGTGAGCTTGAGCTTGTCGGTGGTGAACGGCGCGCTCGGATGGCCCAGCCACTTGAACAATCCGATAGAAACGCCGGCGATGAGTCCGATGACTACGACCAGCGTGGCCACGATGCCAAGCTTGTGCCGCCGGGCCTCGCCCATCAAGAGCTGCTGCGTGCTGGATGCGGTCTTCTGGCCCACGCGGCTGGGCGGCACGGCGGCCTGCATCCTGCCCGAGCTGGAATCGCGCGCCAAGCGGCGCAGCTCAGCGCGCATCTCCGAGGCCGACTGGTAACGCAGCTCGCGATCTTTTTCGAGCGCGCGCAGGATGATCTCGTCCAGCTTCGGCGGCAACGCGTCATTCAACTGGCGCGGCGGCGAGGGCTGATGCTCCAAGATCTTGCTGAAGACGACGGCGGGACTATTGCCGGGGAACGGCAGGTGTCCGGTGGACATCTCGTAGAGCACGGCGCCGAAACTGAAGAGGTCGCTGCGCGCGTCGAGGTCCTCGCCGCAGGCCTGCTCGGGCGACATGTAAGCGATCGTCCCCACGGTGGTGCCGGTGGAGGTAAGGCTGGCCACGGAATCGTGGGCGACATTATCCGGAGCCCCGACCGGCATGGTCTCGGCCACGGCGGAGATCTTGCGGGTCAGCTTGGCGAGTCCAAAGTCGAGGATCTTCGCTTGCCCGCGCACGGTCACGAAGATGTTGGCCGGCTTGATGTCGCGATGGATGATTCCCTTGGCATGGGCGGCGTCGAGCGCGTCGGCAACCTGCATGCCGAGTTCGAGCACGTCGGCGAGCTTGAGCGCACCGGCGGCGAGTTTCTGCGCCAGCGGCTGGCCTTCCATCAGCTCCATGACAATGAAGTTGCGGGCCGTGCCACTTGAACCAACGCCGGTTCCCAGATCAGTTTCCAAATCGGTTTCCAGACCGAAGATGGTGCAGATGTTGGGATGGTTGAGCGAGCTGGCGGCGCGCGCCTCGCGGCGAAAGCGCTCGAGCACGTCCGCATCGGAACCCATCTCGGGAGTGAGGAACTTGATGGCCACCTGGCGGCCGAGGTTGAGGTCGTCGGCAGCGTAGACCACGCCCATGCCGCCGCGTCCGATCTCGGCGGTGATGCGGTAGTGTCCGATGGTCTGCCCGATCATCCTTTATTCCTGCTCAAGTATTTCTTGCTCAAGTGGGTGAGCGAATGTAGCGCAGAGGAGCGTGTAGTGGCTAGTGGTTAGTGGATAGTCGGTCGCCCTTATCGGTGGAACAGCAGGCCTTCAGGCCCGGTCAGCCATCGCTTCGGCTCATTCGCGACCCGAGCGCGAGGCAACGAGGGAGCGTCGGGCGAGATCCGTGCGGTGGCGGACGTTTCCGCACGTTGTTCCATTTCTAGAACAGAAATGCGATTTTTTTGGCGCGAGAGATGGAGAAGCTAGAGTCCGTGGTCTGTCAGGGTCCAAGCGCGTCGGGAGGTGGTTATGAAGCTGCGTATCGCGGGCCTGCTCCTGTTCTTGTCGGTCTCTCCCTTCCTGCAATCACAGACCACTAGCCAACAGGAAGTCGTCGTGCCCTACTGGACGTCCGAGCCGGGATGGAACACCCACATCGAGATCCGCAACAATCGCCGCGACCGGGCAGTCACGGTTACGCCCACTCTGCGGCTAGCCAGCGGACGTGAAGTGCCGCTCTCGCCCATCACCGTAGACACTGCTGAATCGAAGCCTGTGAATGTGGGTCTGGCGCTGGCCGCCATCATGTCCGCGAACGCGGAGTCGGCGCCGATGTTCGGGTCGGTGATCTTGCGCTTCGACGGCGGTAGCCCGTCGAACATCTTCGCGGCGGCGATCGTGCGGCGCGTGGGATACCCCATCGCCTTTCACTTCGACGCCCTCGCGACCTACGAG
The Acidobacteriota bacterium genome window above contains:
- a CDS encoding acetyl-CoA C-acetyltransferase, with amino-acid sequence MLEPKDIAIVSGARTPMGRYGGKLRDFTANELGAVAAAEAIRRAGVDAKEFDHAVFGNAQQTSGDSIYGARHVALKAGLPIATPALTVNRLCGSGMQSIVSGAQMIQLGEAKTVLAGGMEAMSQAPHVIRGARWGFGLGEGKMEDSLMVALLDTYCGLYMAQTAEEYGNQQGITREQMDEFSLRSQRLAADAQKACRLKEEITPVPLRNRKGEPSGEMFEADDHLRPETTMEGLAKLRAAFGQNITAGNASGIVDGAAAVVLMPLADAEKRGLKPMGRIVSWGIAGVDPKIMGSGPVPATRAALKKAGLKLEDIDLIEVNEAFAAQYLAVEKELGLDRERVNVNGGAIALGHPLGATGTRLVITLLHELRRRKGKYGLATACIGGGQGIAVIVENLQR
- a CDS encoding protein kinase, with amino-acid sequence MIGQTIGHYRITAEIGRGGMGVVYAADDLNLGRQVAIKFLTPEMGSDADVLERFRREARAASSLNHPNICTIFGLETDLETDLGTGVGSSGTARNFIVMELMEGQPLAQKLAAGALKLADVLELGMQVADALDAAHAKGIIHRDIKPANIFVTVRGQAKILDFGLAKLTRKISAVAETMPVGAPDNVAHDSVASLTSTGTTVGTIAYMSPEQACGEDLDARSDLFSFGAVLYEMSTGHLPFPGNSPAVVFSKILEHQPSPPRQLNDALPPKLDEIILRALEKDRELRYQSASEMRAELRRLARDSSSGRMQAAVPPSRVGQKTASSTQQLLMGEARRHKLGIVATLVVVIGLIAGVSIGLFKWLGHPSAPFTTDKLKLTRMTQHGHAVYAAISPDGKYVAYARREGDRSLWVKSVATGSHIQVIPPGPGFFQPDIAFTPDGDYIYFAHTSFDNPSVLDLYSVPTLGGPVKKVVADVGSGATFSPDGKKIAFIRYDPEAGKSAIIIANADGSGQQEFATRPSAQGFTNGAPDWSPDGTLVAASAGHLGKEALTEIVVYPVGGGNPTVVPSALLLKGVRWLTGSGLLLLAADLTHGTRNQIFYQPYPAGEMVRFTSDLNTYQSMSLDARQTILAVTQADNTSALYIAAAAEPAQQKQVTNDRNLGGAFAWLTNKRFIVQDNELHLATMDAADGGNRDTVAGDLPSGNPVRCGENGFVVERLEGTNVVNLWYFNVADGTTRQLTHGNLNTAPACTADGKSLYYMSQDVSPARMMRVPLAGGDAVAFGPAAAFQPTPSPDGASLLFLMNEGKGAARKQNFAVLRLADGQIQQRWQVPVGAVADVSSLAWTPDGKGFIYSVLRGQNSNLWLQPLDGGAARQITTLNDPNDYILAFAYSPDGKQLGVLHGTENLDVVLFSGFRK